In a genomic window of Agarivorans albus:
- a CDS encoding protein phosphatase CheZ, which produces MSTDTPIISLADAKSLVALLEEGNVAEANQLVSELCAPKANLLFDKVGQLTRQLHDSLNEFKLDIRINELANQEIPDAKERLNYVIEMTDQAANKTMDAVESGLPIADQLTNEINSIMPIWQSLMERRIEIGQFKALCHQIDIFLNSSSANADKLRSMLTEILMAQDFQDLTGQMIRKVITLVQEVEESLVEMLTLFGNENAEVVENKKVTKSAIEAEGPILNKEQRDDVVNDQDDVDDLLSSLGF; this is translated from the coding sequence GTGAGCACAGATACTCCGATTATTTCATTAGCCGACGCCAAATCTTTGGTTGCGCTACTTGAAGAAGGAAATGTCGCCGAGGCGAATCAACTTGTTAGTGAGCTTTGTGCTCCAAAAGCTAACCTGCTATTTGATAAGGTTGGGCAGCTCACTCGTCAGCTTCATGACTCTTTAAATGAATTTAAACTCGATATTCGAATTAACGAGTTAGCTAATCAAGAAATACCAGACGCTAAAGAGCGGTTAAACTATGTGATAGAGATGACCGATCAAGCGGCCAATAAAACCATGGACGCAGTAGAGTCTGGCCTTCCAATTGCCGATCAATTAACTAACGAAATCAACAGTATCATGCCTATATGGCAAAGTTTGATGGAACGAAGAATTGAAATCGGCCAATTTAAGGCGCTATGTCACCAAATCGATATTTTCCTTAATAGTTCTTCAGCAAATGCCGATAAACTACGTAGCATGTTAACCGAAATATTGATGGCTCAAGATTTCCAAGATTTAACCGGTCAGATGATTCGTAAGGTAATCACCTTGGTGCAAGAGGTGGAAGAAAGTCTGGTTGAAATGCTTACCTTGTTTGGAAATGAGAATGCCGAAGTAGTAGAAAATAAAAAAGTGACTAAATCTGCTATCGAAGCCGAAGGGCCAATATTAAATAAAGAGCAAAGGGACGACGTTGTTAACGACCAAGATGATGTTGATGACTTGTTGTCTAGTTTAGGATTTTAA
- the cheY gene encoding chemotaxis response regulator CheY — protein MDKNMKILVVDDFSTMRRIIKNLLRDLGFNNTHEADDGNTALPMLKGGDFEFVVTDWNMPGMEGIDLLKNIRADESLSHLPVLMVTAEAKREQIIEAAQAGVNGYIVKPFTAATLKEKLDKIFERLQ, from the coding sequence TTGGATAAAAATATGAAAATTCTGGTTGTTGATGATTTTTCAACGATGAGAAGGATTATTAAAAACCTACTTAGAGATCTTGGCTTCAACAATACTCATGAAGCCGATGACGGAAATACCGCATTACCTATGCTTAAAGGCGGCGATTTCGAATTTGTAGTAACTGATTGGAATATGCCTGGAATGGAAGGCATCGACCTGCTGAAAAATATTCGTGCCGACGAAAGTTTGTCTCACTTACCTGTTTTAATGGTAACTGCCGAAGCAAAACGTGAACAGATTATCGAAGCTGCTCAAGCCGGCGTAAATGGATATATTGTTAAACCTTTCACTGCAGCCACGCTAAAAGAGAAGCTAGATAAGATTTTCGAAAGACTACAATAA
- a CDS encoding RNA polymerase sigma factor FliA, with protein sequence MNKVAAYASANDTNVLVERHANLVKRIAHHLMARLPASVIVDDLIQSGMIGLIEAARNFDGSKGASFETYAGIRIRGSMLDEIRRGDWVPRSVHKNSRAISDAIAEVEKEKNGDAKDAEVAAKLGVSLSEYHSMLSDVNCGRILGIDDLGVSEDVISSEESRELNRPFEGFANQRFQQSLAECIKGLPEREALVLSLYYDEELNLKEIGEVLSVSESRVSQIHSQALARVKTRMRDWTQ encoded by the coding sequence GTGAATAAAGTTGCCGCTTATGCCAGCGCTAATGACACTAATGTTTTGGTGGAGCGCCATGCAAACTTGGTCAAACGGATAGCCCATCACCTAATGGCTAGGCTTCCGGCTAGCGTGATTGTTGATGACTTGATCCAATCAGGAATGATTGGCTTAATCGAAGCCGCACGTAACTTTGATGGCTCAAAAGGCGCTAGCTTCGAAACCTACGCCGGCATCCGCATTCGTGGCTCTATGCTTGACGAAATTCGTCGTGGCGATTGGGTCCCACGCTCGGTACATAAAAACAGCCGCGCCATTAGTGATGCAATCGCTGAGGTTGAGAAAGAAAAAAACGGTGACGCAAAAGACGCCGAGGTTGCAGCAAAGCTTGGCGTAAGCTTAAGTGAGTATCACTCTATGTTGTCTGATGTAAATTGCGGACGCATTTTAGGTATCGATGATCTAGGTGTGAGTGAAGACGTCATATCAAGTGAAGAAAGTCGAGAGCTAAACCGACCCTTTGAAGGTTTTGCCAATCAACGCTTTCAACAATCTCTTGCCGAATGTATTAAAGGTCTTCCAGAGAGAGAAGCACTGGTTTTGTCCCTCTATTATGATGAAGAACTTAACCTAAAAGAAATTGGTGAAGTATTGAGCGTAAGCGAGTCCCGAGTCAGTCAAATTCATAGTCAAGCGCTTGCTCGAGTTAAAACTCGAATGCGAGATTGGACACAATAG